The following coding sequences are from one Treponema parvum window:
- a CDS encoding ketopantoate reductase family protein: MKEIKTVLIAGAGAVGLTVASTIYEWDPKSVYILAKGERLKKYKDSGLFVNGKKIDFLFADAQKADCKADLIIIACKFHHLAQIIDDIKNYVGKETYILSLLNGISSEEIIAKEYGLRRIPYALILGTDAQHKDCHTIFKQKGIIFFGEEKNPSVGGKAAPECSDAVRLISDFFERSKVPYSVPNDMIRQQWVKFMINVGINQVSAVLKLPYGAFQANGKPFNIPFARELMTDAMKEVIAVSKPAGINLNESDMQEWFDFLDGLTPESCTSMCQDIKAGRKTEVEMFARTVITLGKKYGIPTPVNSVLEKQICSLEARACMQDFFGPV, translated from the coding sequence ATGAAAGAGATAAAAACAGTTCTTATTGCCGGAGCGGGCGCCGTAGGTCTTACAGTCGCTTCAACTATTTATGAGTGGGATCCTAAAAGCGTTTACATACTTGCGAAAGGCGAGCGGCTTAAAAAGTACAAAGATTCCGGGCTTTTTGTAAACGGTAAAAAGATCGACTTTTTGTTTGCGGACGCGCAAAAAGCCGACTGCAAGGCCGATCTTATAATTATTGCCTGTAAATTTCATCATTTGGCGCAAATAATCGACGACATTAAAAACTATGTAGGAAAAGAAACATACATACTTTCCCTTCTTAACGGAATTTCAAGCGAAGAAATTATTGCAAAGGAATACGGCCTCCGGCGCATTCCGTATGCGCTCATTTTAGGAACCGATGCCCAGCATAAAGACTGTCATACGATATTCAAGCAAAAAGGAATAATATTTTTCGGCGAAGAAAAGAATCCGAGCGTGGGCGGGAAAGCTGCGCCCGAATGTTCCGACGCCGTGCGTTTGATTTCGGACTTTTTTGAACGTTCCAAAGTACCTTATTCCGTTCCTAACGATATGATAAGACAGCAGTGGGTTAAATTCATGATAAACGTGGGAATAAACCAAGTTTCAGCCGTTTTAAAACTTCCCTACGGTGCGTTTCAGGCTAACGGAAAGCCGTTTAATATTCCTTTTGCGCGCGAGCTGATGACTGACGCTATGAAGGAAGTGATCGCCGTTTCAAAACCTGCCGGCATAAATTTAAACGAAAGCGATATGCAAGAGTGGTTTGATTTTCTTGACGGCCTTACCCCCGAAAGCTGCACTTCGATGTGTCAGGATATAAAGGCTGGACGAAAAACGGAAGTTGAAATGTTTGCCCGTACCGTAATAACGCTGGGAAAAAAATACGGAATTCCCACCCCTGTAAATTCCGTATTGGAAAAACAGATTTGTTCGCTTGAAGCAAGAGCCTGTATGCAGGATTTTTTCGGTCCCGTATGA
- the gdhA gene encoding NADP-specific glutamate dehydrogenase produces the protein MTNRYVKRVWADVQKRNADQPEFLQAVQEVFITLDPVIDKMPDLEENAILERLVEPERIVIFRVPWMDDKGKAHINRGYRVQFNSAIGPYKGGLRFSPEVNLSVLKFLGFEQVLKNSLTTLPMGGGKGGSDFDPHGKSNAEVMRFCQSFMIELSRHIGADTDVPAGDKGVGGREVAYMFGQYKRLRNEFTGVFTGKGLEFGGSLIRTEATGYGLIYFAECMLKKVGEDFKGKICAVSGDGNVAQYAAEKLIHLGAKPVTLSDSSGFIYDPDGINQEKLDYVKRLRSEHKKIGEYVKKFSGAKFTANARPWSVKVDCAFPCATQNELDGKDADALIKNGVKLVAEGANMPSTLEATEKFQKAGVFFAPGKASNAGGVATSGLEMSQNSARLSWTRNEVDERLHQIMISIHDNAYNTAEKFGMKGNYVAGANIAGFIKVAKAMIAQGLV, from the coding sequence ATGACTAATAGATACGTAAAACGTGTTTGGGCGGACGTCCAAAAGCGAAATGCAGATCAGCCGGAATTTTTACAGGCAGTACAGGAAGTTTTTATAACTCTTGATCCTGTTATCGATAAAATGCCCGATCTTGAAGAAAATGCAATTTTAGAGCGTCTGGTAGAGCCTGAGCGCATCGTAATATTCCGCGTTCCGTGGATGGACGATAAGGGTAAGGCTCATATCAACAGAGGCTACAGGGTTCAGTTTAACAGCGCGATAGGCCCTTATAAAGGCGGCCTTCGTTTTTCCCCGGAAGTAAATCTTTCGGTGCTTAAATTTTTGGGATTCGAACAAGTCTTAAAAAACAGCCTTACAACTCTTCCTATGGGAGGAGGCAAGGGCGGTTCCGACTTTGATCCGCACGGAAAATCTAATGCGGAAGTTATGCGCTTTTGTCAGTCGTTTATGATTGAACTTAGCCGTCACATAGGAGCGGACACGGATGTTCCTGCGGGAGATAAGGGCGTAGGCGGAAGGGAAGTAGCTTACATGTTCGGCCAATATAAAAGACTTCGCAATGAGTTTACCGGCGTGTTTACCGGGAAAGGACTTGAGTTCGGAGGATCCTTGATCCGTACCGAGGCTACGGGCTACGGGCTTATATATTTTGCGGAGTGTATGCTTAAAAAAGTCGGAGAAGATTTTAAAGGAAAAATCTGTGCCGTTTCTGGCGACGGCAATGTTGCGCAATACGCGGCGGAAAAATTGATCCATCTTGGGGCTAAACCGGTAACGCTTTCCGATTCGTCGGGATTTATATATGATCCTGACGGGATTAATCAAGAAAAACTGGACTATGTAAAACGCTTGCGCTCGGAACACAAAAAGATCGGAGAATATGTAAAGAAATTTTCAGGTGCAAAATTTACGGCAAACGCTCGTCCGTGGTCGGTAAAGGTTGACTGCGCATTTCCCTGTGCCACGCAAAACGAATTGGACGGAAAAGATGCGGACGCGCTTATTAAAAACGGCGTAAAACTTGTGGCCGAAGGCGCAAATATGCCGTCGACGCTTGAGGCGACCGAAAAATTTCAAAAGGCCGGAGTTTTTTTTGCTCCCGGAAAGGCTTCGAACGCCGGCGGAGTTGCAACTTCGGGACTTGAGATGAGCCAAAATTCCGCTCGCCTCTCATGGACGCGAAACGAAGTTGACGAAAGGCTTCATCAGATAATGATAAGTATACACGATAACGCCTATAATACCGCTGAAAAATTCGGCATGAAGGGAAATTACGTCGCCGGCGCCAACATCGCAGGTTTTATAAAAGTTGCAAAAGCGATGATAGCGCAGGGCCTTGTATAG
- a CDS encoding uracil-DNA glycosylase family protein, with protein sequence MSESAKIIHLKSHTKMPETVIHTIEPVFNFESAILILGTMPSPASRRAGFYYMHPQNRFWPIIAEIYGEKLKFSNKEAVMGAVEVSKDSAFLNVCRECIEERRHLVLNHGIALWDVLKYCRIAGADDASIKFPEPNDISKIIENSRISRIFCTGKTAFNLYKKFYGRTLEKDAQYLPSTSPANRGKWPTEKLLEFYRAKLLG encoded by the coding sequence ATGAGCGAAAGTGCAAAAATCATCCATTTAAAATCTCATACTAAAATGCCCGAAACTGTAATCCATACGATAGAGCCGGTCTTTAATTTTGAAAGCGCTATCCTGATTCTGGGAACCATGCCTTCGCCGGCTTCGCGCAGGGCAGGATTTTATTACATGCATCCGCAAAACAGATTTTGGCCTATAATAGCGGAAATTTACGGGGAAAAACTGAAATTTTCAAACAAGGAAGCCGTAATGGGGGCAGTTGAAGTTTCAAAGGATTCGGCATTCTTAAACGTATGCCGCGAATGCATAGAAGAACGCAGACATCTTGTTCTTAACCACGGCATAGCGCTCTGGGACGTTCTTAAATATTGCCGGATAGCGGGCGCGGACGACGCTTCCATAAAATTTCCCGAGCCGAACGATATTTCAAAGATAATCGAAAACAGCCGAATATCCAGGATTTTTTGCACCGGTAAGACGGCTTTTAATTTGTACAAAAAATTTTACGGACGAACATTGGAAAAAGACGCGCAGTATTTGCCTTCTACCAGCCCCGCAAACAGGGGCAAATGGCCTACCGAAAAACTACTTGAATTCTACCGAGCAAAACTGCTTGGGTAA
- a CDS encoding ATP-binding protein: MSKFYDRKKELALLGQIERNSSSSAAFTVMTGRRRIGKTALLKKFLERKKSCYLFTTRNSESLLCRQWQKELEEKIGLKIFGNIYKLADLFEQIMLFSTQRHFILVIDEFQDLKSINPAFFSEMQNIWDSNKDNSKINLIVCGSVYSMMIKIFEDSKEPLFGRATAKINLRPFTPSVCKEILKAYNPDFNNEDLLCLYMLSGGVAKYMMLLMDSGSTTKEKMIDYVTGVTSPFLIDGKDVLINEMGKDYGIYFSILSLISNGMTAQNEIDSIIQKNTGAYLSNLYKIYDVIQPIKPLYSKAESRNVRWQITDSYLRFYFRFIYSNQNLVELGQYDVLKTVILRDYETFTGRTLEQYFTEKIKEETQLTLLGGWRDRKSQNEIDIIAVNDLNKTCSIYEVKRKAEKINLKLLEEKGNVFKSNVPGYSIEFSGLSMENM; encoded by the coding sequence ATGTCAAAATTTTATGATAGAAAGAAAGAATTGGCCTTGCTCGGACAGATAGAGAGAAATTCCTCATCTTCAGCAGCTTTTACAGTAATGACAGGTCGCAGACGGATAGGAAAAACAGCATTGCTTAAAAAATTTCTTGAAAGAAAGAAAAGCTGCTATCTATTCACCACAAGAAATTCGGAGAGTCTTTTATGCCGACAGTGGCAGAAGGAACTGGAAGAAAAAATCGGACTAAAAATATTCGGAAATATTTATAAGCTTGCCGATTTATTTGAACAAATAATGCTCTTTTCAACGCAACGTCATTTTATTTTGGTTATTGATGAATTTCAGGATCTAAAATCTATTAATCCTGCTTTTTTCAGCGAGATGCAGAATATATGGGACAGTAATAAGGACAATTCTAAGATCAATTTAATTGTGTGCGGCTCCGTTTATTCCATGATGATTAAGATTTTTGAGGATTCAAAAGAGCCGTTATTCGGTCGGGCAACTGCAAAAATCAATCTAAGGCCGTTTACCCCTTCTGTTTGTAAGGAAATTTTAAAAGCGTATAATCCGGATTTTAATAATGAAGATTTATTGTGCCTTTATATGCTCAGCGGCGGAGTTGCAAAATACATGATGCTGCTTATGGATTCCGGCAGTACTACAAAAGAAAAAATGATTGATTATGTCACCGGAGTTACTTCTCCATTTTTAATTGACGGCAAAGATGTTCTAATAAATGAAATGGGCAAGGATTACGGCATTTATTTTTCCATTCTTTCTCTTATTTCAAACGGAATGACAGCTCAAAATGAAATTGATTCTATAATTCAAAAAAATACGGGCGCATATCTTTCCAACCTTTATAAAATTTATGATGTAATACAACCTATAAAACCTTTATATTCAAAGGCTGAAAGTCGCAATGTTCGATGGCAGATTACGGACAGTTATTTGAGATTCTATTTCCGGTTCATTTATTCAAATCAGAATCTCGTTGAACTTGGACAATATGACGTATTGAAAACTGTGATTTTACGCGATTATGAGACTTTCACCGGAAGGACGCTCGAGCAGTATTTCACTGAAAAAATTAAAGAAGAAACTCAACTTACATTACTTGGCGGCTGGAGGGACAGAAAATCACAGAATGAAATTGATATTATTGCCGTTAACGATTTGAATAAAACCTGCAGCATATATGAAGTTAAGCGTAAAGCTGAGAAAATAAATTTAAAATTGCTCGAAGAAAAAGGCAATGTTTTTAAGTCAAACGTTCCAGGGTATTCTATAGAATTCAGCGGATTAAGCATGGAAAATATGTAG